One region of Streptomyces leeuwenhoekii genomic DNA includes:
- a CDS encoding ATP-binding cassette domain-containing protein: MVHVSATPVLALRGVSKRFGAVQALTDVELEVHAGEVVALVGDNGAGKSTLVKTIAGVHPIDEGAIEWEGKRVSIGKPQDAQNLGIATVYQDLALCDNIDVVGNLFLGRELKRFGVLDEVEMERRARELLKTLSIRIPSVRIPIASLSGGQRQTVAIARSMLGEPKLVILDEPTAALGVEQTAQVLDLVERLRERGHAVILISHNMADVKAVADKVAVLRLGRNNGVFEVKTTSQEEIISAITGATDNAVTRRAARTSGEVEK, encoded by the coding sequence ATGGTTCACGTGTCCGCTACGCCCGTGCTGGCGTTGCGCGGGGTCTCCAAGCGGTTCGGTGCCGTCCAGGCGCTCACCGACGTAGAGCTTGAGGTCCACGCCGGTGAAGTGGTCGCCCTGGTCGGCGACAACGGTGCCGGAAAATCCACGCTGGTCAAGACGATCGCCGGCGTGCACCCCATCGATGAGGGCGCCATCGAATGGGAAGGCAAGCGCGTCTCGATCGGCAAGCCGCAGGACGCCCAGAACCTGGGCATCGCGACGGTCTACCAGGACCTCGCGCTGTGCGACAACATCGACGTCGTCGGCAATCTCTTCCTCGGCCGCGAGCTGAAGAGGTTCGGCGTCCTCGACGAGGTCGAGATGGAGCGCCGCGCCCGCGAGCTGCTGAAGACGCTCTCCATCCGCATCCCGAGCGTGCGCATCCCGATCGCCTCGCTCTCCGGCGGCCAGCGCCAGACCGTGGCGATCGCCCGCTCCATGCTCGGCGAGCCCAAGCTGGTCATCCTCGACGAGCCCACCGCCGCCCTCGGCGTGGAGCAGACCGCCCAGGTGCTCGACCTGGTCGAGCGGCTGCGCGAGCGCGGCCACGCGGTCATCCTCATCAGCCACAACATGGCCGACGTGAAGGCGGTCGCCGACAAGGTGGCCGTGCTCCGTCTCGGCCGCAACAACGGCGTCTTCGAGGTCAAGACGACCTCGCAGGAGGAGATCATCTCCGCCATCACCGGCGCCACCGACAACGCCGTGACCCGCCGTGCGGCGCGCACGAGTGGGGAGGTCGAGAAGTGA
- a CDS encoding substrate-binding domain-containing protein, translating into MRRAAVAVAAGAMAVSLAACGSAKESGDKKDSASASAGTKKGDAIKVGLLLPENKTARYEKFDRPLIEKKIKELTNNKAEIQYNNARQDASLQAQQVDTMITNKVDVLILDAVDAKAVKNSVQKAVDNGIKVVAYDRLAEGPISAYTSFDNVAVGKTQGEALLKALGDKAKDGQIVMMNGSATDPNAGQFKDGAHSVLDGKVKIGKEYDTKEWSPDNANANMEAAISALGKDKIVGVYSANDGMAGGIITALKAAGIADIPVTGQDAELAGVQRIVAGEQYMSVYKPYAPEAEAAAEMAVALAKGESLDAIAKEKVSSASAKDVPSVLVPVVSLTKDNIKDTVLKDGIYTVDEICTGKYKAACDKLGLK; encoded by the coding sequence ATGCGTCGTGCCGCCGTTGCCGTCGCCGCCGGTGCGATGGCCGTCTCGCTCGCCGCCTGTGGCAGCGCGAAGGAGTCCGGCGACAAGAAGGACTCCGCCTCGGCGTCGGCGGGCACCAAGAAGGGCGACGCCATCAAGGTCGGCCTTCTCCTTCCGGAGAACAAGACCGCGCGTTACGAGAAGTTCGACCGCCCCTTGATCGAGAAGAAGATCAAGGAGCTGACGAACAACAAGGCGGAGATCCAGTACAACAACGCCCGCCAGGACGCCAGCCTCCAGGCCCAGCAGGTCGACACGATGATCACCAACAAGGTGGACGTGCTCATCCTGGACGCGGTGGACGCCAAGGCCGTCAAGAACTCCGTGCAGAAGGCCGTCGACAACGGCATCAAGGTCGTCGCCTACGACCGCCTCGCCGAGGGCCCGATCAGCGCCTACACCTCGTTCGACAACGTGGCGGTCGGCAAGACCCAGGGCGAGGCCCTGCTCAAGGCGCTGGGCGACAAGGCCAAGGACGGCCAGATCGTCATGATGAACGGCTCCGCCACCGACCCGAACGCCGGCCAGTTCAAGGACGGTGCCCACTCCGTCCTCGACGGCAAGGTGAAGATCGGCAAGGAGTACGACACCAAGGAGTGGTCGCCGGACAACGCCAACGCCAACATGGAGGCGGCGATCTCGGCGCTCGGCAAGGACAAGATCGTCGGTGTCTACTCCGCCAACGACGGCATGGCGGGCGGCATCATCACCGCCCTGAAGGCCGCCGGCATCGCGGACATCCCGGTCACCGGCCAGGACGCCGAACTCGCCGGTGTGCAGCGCATCGTCGCCGGTGAGCAGTACATGAGCGTCTACAAGCCGTACGCTCCCGAGGCCGAGGCCGCCGCCGAGATGGCCGTCGCCCTCGCCAAGGGCGAGTCCCTCGACGCCATCGCCAAGGAGAAGGTCTCCAGCGCCAGCGCCAAGGACGTCCCGTCCGTGCTGGTCCCGGTGGTCTCGCTGACCAAGGACAACATCAAGGACACCGTCCTGAAGGACGGCATCTACACGGTCGACGAGATCTGCACCGGCAAGTACAAGGCCGCCTGCGACAAGCTCGGCCTGAAGTAA
- a CDS encoding ROK family transcriptional regulator, producing the protein METPGSQSSLHRANLERVVRAVRLAGSLTQAEIARTTGLSAATVSNIVRELKEGGTVEVTPTSAGGRRARSVSLSGDAGIVIGVDFGHTHLRVAVGNLAHQVLAEESEPLDVDASSTQGFDRAEQLVNRLIEATGVDRSKVAGVGLGVPGPIDVESGTLGSTAILPGWGGTRPAEELRERLGVPVHVDNDANLGALGELVWGSGRGVRDLAYIKVASGVGAGLVINGKIYRGPGGTAGEIGHITLDEAGPVCRCGNRGCLETFAAARYVLPLLQPSHGTDLTMEGVVRLARDGDPGCRRVVADVGRHVGSGVANLCNLLNPSRVVLGGDLAEAGELVLGPIRESVGRYAIPSAARQLSVLPGALGGRAEVLGALALALSEMGDSTLLDGSAPGTLPAATPAFT; encoded by the coding sequence GTGGAGACTCCGGGGTCGCAGTCGTCGCTGCACCGAGCCAACCTGGAGAGGGTCGTCCGGGCCGTGCGGCTGGCCGGATCGCTCACGCAGGCGGAGATCGCGAGGACGACGGGCCTGTCCGCGGCGACGGTCTCGAACATCGTCCGGGAGCTGAAGGAAGGCGGGACGGTCGAGGTCACGCCCACCTCGGCCGGCGGCCGGCGGGCCCGGAGCGTCTCGCTGAGCGGGGACGCGGGCATCGTCATCGGCGTGGACTTCGGGCACACGCATCTGCGCGTCGCGGTCGGGAACCTCGCCCATCAGGTGCTGGCCGAGGAGTCCGAGCCGCTGGACGTGGACGCCTCCTCCACCCAGGGCTTCGACCGGGCGGAACAGCTCGTCAACCGGCTGATCGAGGCGACCGGCGTCGACCGCTCCAAGGTCGCCGGCGTGGGGCTCGGCGTGCCCGGCCCGATCGACGTGGAGTCCGGGACGCTGGGCTCCACCGCCATCCTGCCCGGCTGGGGCGGCACCCGGCCCGCCGAGGAGCTGCGGGAACGGCTGGGCGTGCCGGTGCACGTGGACAACGACGCCAACCTGGGCGCCCTCGGCGAGCTGGTCTGGGGCAGCGGCCGGGGGGTGCGGGACCTGGCGTACATCAAGGTCGCCAGCGGTGTCGGCGCCGGTCTGGTGATCAACGGCAAGATCTACCGGGGCCCGGGCGGCACCGCGGGAGAGATCGGGCACATCACCCTGGACGAGGCGGGCCCCGTCTGCCGCTGCGGGAACCGGGGCTGCCTGGAGACCTTCGCAGCCGCCCGCTATGTGCTCCCGCTGCTCCAGCCCAGCCACGGCACCGACCTGACCATGGAGGGCGTGGTCCGGCTGGCCCGGGACGGCGACCCGGGCTGCCGCCGGGTGGTCGCCGACGTCGGGCGCCACGTCGGCAGCGGCGTCGCCAACCTCTGCAATCTCCTCAACCCCAGCCGTGTGGTCCTGGGCGGCGATCTGGCCGAAGCCGGCGAGCTGGTGCTCGGCCCCATCCGGGAGTCCGTCGGCCGCTACGCCATCCCCAGCGCGGCGCGCCAACTCTCCGTCCTTCCCGGGGCACTTGGCGGTCGCGCCGAGGTGCTGGGGGCGCTCGCCCTCGCCCTCAGCGAGATGGGCGATTCCACCCTTTTGGACGGAAGCGCACCCGGAACGCTGCCCGCCGCCACCCCTGCCTTCACTTAG
- a CDS encoding carbohydrate ABC transporter permease: MKTTQTPAPVPAGEPGAATGPSAAPAGPPAREKKEGTVLNVFSHGILVIWAIMVALPLVWAVMTSFKDDRSIFSSPWSLPDTLHFDNWSRAWTQANMSDYFLNTVLVVGGSLLGTLVLGSMAAYVLARFEFPGNRFIYYLFVGGMSFPIMLALVPLFYVVNNMGLLNTIHGLILVYIAYSLPFTVFFLTAFFRTLPTSVAEAAFVDGASHTRTFFQIMLPMAKPGLISVGIFNFLGQWNQYMLPTVLNTDPDKRVLTQGLVQLAVSQGYKGDWSGLFAGLVMAMLPVLAAYIVFQRQVVQGLTAGALK, encoded by the coding sequence ATGAAGACGACCCAGACCCCCGCCCCCGTACCGGCCGGCGAGCCCGGGGCCGCCACCGGCCCTTCCGCAGCCCCGGCCGGCCCGCCCGCGCGGGAGAAGAAAGAGGGCACCGTCCTCAACGTCTTCTCGCACGGCATCCTGGTCATCTGGGCGATCATGGTCGCCCTGCCGCTGGTGTGGGCGGTGATGACGTCCTTCAAGGACGACCGGTCCATCTTCTCCTCGCCCTGGTCGCTGCCGGACACGTTGCACTTCGACAACTGGTCGCGGGCCTGGACCCAGGCCAACATGAGCGACTACTTCCTCAACACGGTCCTGGTCGTCGGGGGTTCGCTCCTCGGCACGCTGGTGCTCGGCTCGATGGCCGCCTACGTGCTGGCCCGCTTCGAGTTCCCGGGCAACCGGTTCATCTACTACCTGTTCGTCGGCGGCATGAGCTTCCCGATCATGCTGGCGCTGGTCCCGCTGTTCTACGTGGTGAACAACATGGGACTGCTGAACACCATCCACGGGCTGATCCTGGTCTACATCGCCTACTCGCTGCCCTTCACGGTCTTCTTCCTGACCGCGTTCTTCCGGACGCTGCCGACCTCGGTGGCCGAGGCCGCCTTCGTCGACGGCGCCTCGCACACCCGGACGTTCTTCCAGATCATGCTGCCGATGGCCAAGCCGGGCCTGATCAGCGTCGGCATCTTCAACTTCCTGGGCCAGTGGAACCAGTACATGCTGCCGACGGTGCTCAACACCGACCCGGACAAGCGCGTCCTCACCCAGGGCCTGGTCCAGTTGGCGGTCAGCCAGGGTTACAAGGGCGACTGGTCGGGCCTCTTCGCCGGTCTGGTGATGGCGATGCTGCCGGTGCTCGCCGCCTACATCGTCTTCCAGCGGCAGGTGGTCCAGGGGCTCACGGCGGGCGCGCTGAAGTAG
- a CDS encoding carbohydrate ABC transporter permease — protein MQHGKYRFIVGFLAVPLGLYALFVIWPFIQSIYYSFTDWTGLSPEFEMVGLANYERMLDDDIFWKSLQHSLLFALLLPVVTIGLALFFSFMINVGGRRRRGGPAITGVRGSSVYKIVYFFPQVLSIAIVALLFAFAYNPDSGAINSLLRGIGLGELQPLWLGDPDLALWCVMAVLVWSTTGFFVVLFSAGMASIPAELYEAALLDGADRVTTFFRVTLPLLWDTVQSGWVYMGILALGAESFAVVQIMTTGPGGPDYSTTVMVLYVYQKAFRDGQAAYATTIGVALLVVTLAFSAVVLRLGRRERLEY, from the coding sequence ATGCAGCACGGCAAGTACCGGTTCATCGTGGGGTTCCTGGCGGTTCCCCTGGGGCTGTACGCGCTCTTCGTCATCTGGCCGTTCATCCAGTCCATCTACTACTCGTTCACGGACTGGACGGGACTGAGCCCCGAGTTCGAGATGGTGGGCCTCGCCAACTACGAGCGGATGCTGGACGACGACATCTTCTGGAAGTCGTTGCAGCACAGCCTGCTGTTCGCGTTGCTGCTGCCGGTGGTGACGATCGGCCTCGCCCTGTTCTTCTCCTTCATGATCAACGTGGGCGGGCGGCGCAGGCGGGGCGGGCCGGCGATCACCGGCGTGCGCGGCTCCTCCGTCTACAAGATCGTCTATTTCTTCCCGCAGGTGCTGTCGATCGCGATCGTCGCCCTGCTGTTCGCGTTCGCGTACAACCCGGACAGCGGAGCGATCAACTCCCTGCTGCGCGGGATCGGGCTCGGGGAACTCCAGCCGCTGTGGCTCGGCGACCCCGACCTCGCGCTGTGGTGCGTGATGGCGGTCCTGGTCTGGTCCACGACCGGCTTCTTCGTCGTCCTGTTCTCGGCGGGCATGGCCTCCATCCCGGCCGAGCTGTACGAGGCGGCGCTGCTGGACGGGGCCGACCGCGTCACCACGTTCTTCCGGGTCACCCTGCCGCTGCTGTGGGACACCGTGCAGTCCGGCTGGGTCTACATGGGCATCCTCGCCCTGGGCGCCGAGTCGTTCGCGGTCGTGCAGATCATGACGACCGGCCCCGGCGGCCCCGACTACTCGACCACCGTCATGGTCCTGTACGTGTACCAGAAGGCGTTCCGGGACGGTCAGGCCGCCTACGCCACGACCATCGGCGTCGCCCTGCTCGTCGTCACCCTGGCCTTCTCCGCCGTGGTGCTGCGACTGGGCCGGCGCGAGCGGCTGGAGTACTGA
- the ngcE gene encoding N-acetylglucosamine/diacetylchitobiose ABC transporter substrate-binding protein, producing the protein MGSTSAENHGTDGTAAVGRRDLIKRSAALGLISVPAMSFLSACASGGGGDDGEKAKAGEKTAKNPLGVNESAPMEFVLFDGGFGKEYAEDAVKIYEKNFPGAKVKFSATQKIQSTLQPRFNQGTPPDLIDNSGAEQMDMGTLVGKNQLADLTPLLDAPSYDDPAKKVRDTLRPGIVEMGQFDGEKVWILYYAYTVYGVWYSRKALTALDEEYPETWDQMLAVCAKAKKKGIAGWTYPGKYPYYIPFSLYPMIAKVGGAEVLDAIDNLEPNAWKHPAVKACFDAYYELYRKGYILRGTPGLDHIQSQTAWAQGKALFLPNGSWVENESANVIPDDFEVTVSAPSGLDSSDKLPFGTIWASGGEPFVVPAKANNGAGGMEQLRIMLSEASSRNFTSKVKSLTAYNGGTDGIALTPGLKAGVAALEKAGQNVVNPRLQDWYVQLQKEKIGVAGLGEMMAGRLTPAEAIKKIQNFADEAAKDDSIKHYKHQ; encoded by the coding sequence ATGGGATCCACTTCCGCCGAGAACCACGGCACCGACGGCACCGCGGCTGTCGGCCGCCGCGATCTGATCAAGCGTTCCGCGGCGCTCGGGCTGATCTCCGTACCGGCGATGAGCTTTCTGTCCGCCTGCGCGAGCGGCGGGGGCGGCGACGACGGGGAGAAGGCCAAGGCGGGCGAGAAGACCGCGAAGAACCCGCTGGGCGTCAACGAGAGCGCCCCGATGGAATTCGTGCTGTTCGACGGCGGTTTCGGCAAGGAGTACGCCGAGGACGCCGTGAAGATCTACGAGAAGAACTTCCCCGGGGCGAAGGTGAAGTTCTCCGCCACCCAGAAGATCCAGTCCACGCTTCAGCCGCGCTTCAACCAGGGCACCCCGCCGGACCTCATCGACAACTCCGGTGCCGAGCAGATGGACATGGGCACGCTGGTCGGCAAGAACCAGCTCGCCGACCTCACCCCGCTGCTGGACGCCCCGTCCTACGACGACCCGGCCAAGAAGGTCCGCGACACCCTGCGCCCCGGCATCGTGGAGATGGGCCAGTTCGACGGGGAGAAGGTCTGGATCCTGTACTACGCCTACACCGTGTACGGCGTCTGGTACTCCCGCAAGGCCCTCACCGCGCTCGACGAGGAGTACCCCGAGACCTGGGACCAGATGCTCGCGGTGTGCGCGAAGGCGAAGAAGAAGGGCATCGCCGGCTGGACCTACCCCGGCAAGTACCCGTACTACATCCCCTTCTCGCTCTACCCGATGATCGCCAAGGTCGGCGGCGCCGAGGTGCTCGACGCCATCGACAACCTGGAGCCGAACGCCTGGAAGCACCCGGCGGTCAAGGCGTGTTTCGACGCCTACTACGAGCTCTACCGCAAGGGCTACATCCTCAGGGGCACCCCCGGCCTGGACCACATCCAGTCGCAGACCGCCTGGGCCCAGGGCAAGGCGCTGTTCCTCCCCAACGGCTCCTGGGTGGAGAACGAGTCGGCCAACGTCATCCCGGACGACTTCGAGGTGACCGTCTCCGCGCCCTCCGGTCTCGACTCCTCCGACAAGCTGCCCTTCGGCACCATCTGGGCCTCCGGCGGCGAGCCGTTCGTCGTCCCGGCCAAGGCGAACAACGGCGCGGGCGGCATGGAGCAACTGCGCATCATGCTCAGCGAGGCGTCCTCCAGGAACTTCACCAGCAAGGTCAAGTCGCTGACCGCCTACAACGGCGGCACCGACGGCATCGCCCTCACCCCGGGCCTGAAGGCCGGTGTCGCGGCGCTGGAGAAGGCCGGCCAGAACGTGGTGAACCCGCGGCTGCAGGACTGGTACGTGCAGCTGCAGAAGGAGAAGATCGGCGTCGCCGGGCTCGGCGAGATGATGGCCGGCCGCCTCACCCCCGCCGAGGCCATCAAGAAGATCCAGAACTTCGCCGACGAGGCGGCCAAGGACGACTCGATCAAGCACTACAAGCACCAGTGA
- a CDS encoding GH92 family glycosyl hydrolase → MRHGTRHGRGSALVLTAAFALAVSAQGAVAAPPGAPAAADREFASSFEAGDAAPDWLNTVDTAQDGGKRASGVDGGYGSGIPGNVTDRVTEVRASGENTGGGEVKENLADGEPGTKWLTFASTGWAEFDLDQPVQVTRYALTSANDHAERDPSAWTLKGSADGSTWQTLDSRSGESFTRRFETRTYDLAAPAPFRHFRLEVTRNNGGDILQLADVQLSTGGGDGPVPPDMLTLVDRGPSGSPTAKAGAGFTGKRALRYAGRHTADGRAYSYNKVFDVDVKVGRNTQLSYRVFPSMADGDLDYDATNVSVDLAFTDGTYLSELHATDQHGFPLTPRGQGAAKILYVNQWNNVVSRIGSVAAGRTVDRILVAYDSPKGPAKFRGWLDDVAIRSVAPARPEAHLSDYALTTRGTHSSGAFSRGNNIPATAVPHGFNFWTPVTNASSLSWLYDYARGNNADNLPTIQAFSASHEPSPWMGDRQTFQVMPSAASGTPDTGREARELAFRHENETARPYYYGVRFDNGLKAEMAPTDHAAMLRFTYPGDDASVLFDNVTDQAGLTLDEESGTVTGYSDVKSGLSTGATRLFVYGEFDKPVTGSGAAGVKGFLRFDAGDDRRVTLRLATSLISVAQARDNLRQEIPEGRSFEAVKRGAQRQWDRILGRVEVEGATPDQLTTLYSGLYRLYLYPNSGFEKVDGRYRYASPFSKMSGPDTPTHTGARIVDGKVYVNNGFWDTYRTTWPAYSLLTPSKAGELVDGFVQHYKDGGGWTSRWSSPGYADLMTGTSSDVAFADAYVKGVDFDAKAAYEAAVKNATVVPPSPGVGRKGMATSPFLGYTSTETHEGLSWALEGYLNDYGIARMGRKLYEETGEERYREESAYFLNRARDYVNLFDAKAGFFQGKDAAGEWRVESDAYDPRVWGHDYTETNGWGYAFTAPQDSRGLANLYGGREGLADKLDAYLATPETASPEFVGSYGGVIHEMTEARDVRMGMYGHSNQVAHHALYMYDAAGQPWKTQRHVREVLSRLYTGSEIGQGYHGDEDNGEQSAWYLFSALGFYPLVMGSGEYAIGSPLFTKATVHLENGRKLVVKAPDNSARNVYVQGLKVDGRAWHSTSLPHALIAKGGVLEFDMGPRPSAWGTGEDAAPVSITQDDEVPVPRADVLTGDGALFDDTSATEAAVTSVGLPVAEGVEAVQYTLTSPADRTRAPDGWRLQGSADGTTWRTLDERSGESFAWDRQTRAFTVASPGRYAQYRLVLDGAHTLAEVELLA, encoded by the coding sequence ATGCGGCACGGAACTCGGCACGGACGGGGCTCGGCGCTCGTCCTGACGGCCGCCTTCGCGTTGGCGGTGAGCGCGCAGGGAGCGGTGGCCGCCCCGCCCGGCGCTCCCGCGGCGGCCGACCGGGAGTTCGCCTCGTCGTTCGAGGCGGGCGACGCGGCCCCGGACTGGCTGAACACCGTCGACACCGCCCAGGACGGCGGCAAGCGGGCCTCCGGCGTGGACGGCGGGTACGGCAGCGGCATTCCGGGGAACGTCACCGACCGGGTCACCGAGGTGCGGGCCAGCGGCGAGAACACCGGCGGCGGTGAGGTCAAGGAGAACCTGGCCGACGGCGAACCGGGCACCAAGTGGCTCACCTTCGCCTCCACCGGCTGGGCCGAGTTCGACCTGGACCAGCCGGTCCAGGTGACCCGCTATGCGCTGACCTCGGCCAACGACCACGCCGAACGCGACCCCTCCGCGTGGACCCTGAAGGGCTCGGCGGACGGCTCCACCTGGCAGACCCTCGACTCCCGCTCGGGGGAGTCCTTCACCCGGCGCTTCGAGACCAGGACCTACGACCTCGCCGCGCCTGCCCCATTCCGGCACTTCCGGCTGGAGGTCACGCGGAACAACGGCGGCGACATCCTCCAGCTCGCCGATGTGCAGTTGTCGACCGGCGGCGGCGACGGCCCGGTCCCGCCGGACATGCTGACCCTGGTCGACCGGGGGCCGAGCGGCTCGCCGACGGCCAAGGCGGGCGCCGGTTTCACCGGCAAGCGGGCGCTGCGGTACGCCGGGCGGCACACGGCCGACGGGCGGGCGTACTCGTACAACAAGGTCTTCGACGTCGATGTGAAGGTCGGCCGGAACACGCAGCTCTCCTACCGGGTCTTCCCGTCGATGGCCGACGGCGACCTGGACTACGACGCGACGAACGTCTCCGTCGACCTGGCCTTCACCGACGGCACCTATCTGAGCGAGCTGCACGCCACCGACCAGCACGGCTTCCCGCTGACGCCACGCGGGCAGGGCGCGGCGAAGATCCTGTACGTCAACCAGTGGAACAACGTGGTCTCCCGGATCGGGTCGGTCGCGGCGGGCAGGACGGTCGACCGGATCCTGGTGGCCTACGACTCCCCCAAGGGCCCGGCGAAGTTCCGGGGCTGGCTCGACGACGTGGCGATCCGGTCCGTCGCGCCCGCACGGCCCGAGGCGCACCTGTCGGACTACGCGCTCACCACCCGCGGCACCCACTCCAGCGGCGCCTTCTCTCGGGGCAACAACATTCCCGCCACCGCCGTGCCGCATGGCTTCAACTTCTGGACGCCGGTGACCAACGCGTCCTCGCTGAGCTGGCTGTACGACTACGCGCGCGGCAACAACGCGGACAACCTGCCGACGATCCAGGCGTTCAGCGCCAGTCACGAGCCGAGCCCCTGGATGGGCGACCGGCAGACCTTCCAGGTGATGCCGTCGGCCGCGTCCGGCACCCCGGACACCGGCCGGGAGGCCCGGGAGCTGGCGTTCCGGCACGAGAACGAGACAGCGCGGCCGTACTACTACGGAGTCCGGTTCGACAACGGCCTGAAGGCGGAGATGGCGCCGACGGACCACGCGGCGATGCTCCGCTTCACCTATCCCGGCGATGACGCGAGCGTCCTCTTCGACAACGTCACCGACCAGGCGGGCCTGACCCTGGACGAGGAGAGCGGCACGGTCACCGGCTACTCGGACGTCAAGTCCGGGCTGTCCACGGGGGCGACGAGGCTGTTCGTGTACGGCGAGTTCGACAAGCCGGTGACGGGGAGCGGCGCCGCCGGCGTCAAGGGCTTCCTGCGGTTCGACGCGGGCGACGACCGCCGGGTCACGCTGCGGCTCGCCACCTCGCTGATCAGCGTCGCCCAGGCGCGGGACAACCTGCGCCAGGAGATCCCCGAGGGGCGGTCGTTCGAGGCGGTGAAGCGCGGCGCCCAGCGGCAGTGGGACCGGATCCTCGGCAGGGTCGAGGTGGAGGGCGCCACGCCGGACCAGCTCACCACGCTCTACTCCGGCCTCTACCGGCTGTACCTGTACCCGAACTCGGGCTTCGAGAAGGTCGACGGCAGGTACCGGTACGCCTCGCCGTTCTCGAAGATGTCCGGGCCCGACACCCCGACGCACACCGGCGCGAGGATCGTGGACGGCAAGGTGTACGTCAACAACGGCTTCTGGGACACCTACCGGACGACCTGGCCGGCGTACTCCCTGCTGACCCCCTCGAAGGCCGGTGAACTGGTCGACGGGTTCGTGCAGCACTACAAGGACGGCGGCGGCTGGACCTCGCGCTGGTCCTCCCCCGGCTACGCGGACCTGATGACCGGCACCTCCTCCGACGTGGCCTTCGCGGACGCCTACGTCAAGGGCGTGGACTTCGACGCGAAGGCGGCGTACGAGGCGGCCGTGAAGAACGCCACCGTGGTGCCCCCGTCCCCGGGCGTGGGCCGCAAGGGCATGGCGACCTCCCCGTTCCTCGGCTACACGAGCACCGAGACCCACGAGGGCCTGTCATGGGCGCTGGAGGGCTACCTCAACGACTACGGCATCGCCCGGATGGGCCGGAAGCTGTACGAGGAGACGGGCGAGGAGCGCTACCGGGAGGAGTCGGCCTACTTCCTGAACCGCGCCCGGGACTACGTCAACCTCTTCGACGCGAAGGCCGGGTTCTTCCAGGGCAAGGACGCGGCGGGCGAGTGGCGCGTGGAGTCCGACGCTTATGACCCGCGGGTGTGGGGCCACGACTACACGGAGACCAACGGCTGGGGATACGCCTTCACCGCCCCGCAGGACAGCCGGGGCCTCGCCAACCTCTACGGCGGGCGCGAGGGCCTGGCCGACAAGCTCGACGCGTATCTCGCCACGCCGGAGACGGCCTCCCCGGAGTTCGTGGGCTCCTACGGCGGTGTCATCCACGAGATGACCGAGGCACGCGACGTGCGGATGGGCATGTACGGGCACTCCAACCAGGTCGCCCACCACGCCCTGTACATGTACGACGCGGCCGGGCAGCCGTGGAAGACCCAGAGACACGTGCGCGAGGTGCTCTCCCGGCTGTACACCGGCAGTGAGATCGGGCAGGGCTACCACGGCGACGAGGACAACGGCGAGCAGTCGGCCTGGTACCTCTTCTCCGCGCTGGGCTTCTACCCGCTGGTCATGGGCAGCGGCGAGTACGCGATCGGGTCCCCGCTGTTCACCAAGGCGACCGTCCATCTGGAGAACGGCCGGAAGCTGGTGGTGAAGGCCCCGGACAACAGCGCGCGGAACGTGTACGTGCAGGGCCTGAAGGTCGACGGCCGCGCGTGGCACTCGACCTCGCTCCCCCACGCGCTGATCGCGAAGGGCGGCGTCCTGGAGTTCGACATGGGCCCGCGGCCCTCGGCATGGGGCACCGGCGAGGACGCGGCACCCGTGTCGATCACCCAGGACGACGAGGTGCCGGTGCCGCGCGCGGACGTACTGACCGGCGACGGCGCGCTGTTCGACGACACCTCGGCGACGGAGGCGGCCGTGACCAGCGTCGGCCTGCCGGTGGCCGAGGGCGTCGAGGCGGTGCAGTACACCCTGACGTCACCGGCCGACCGCACCCGGGCGCCGGACGGGTGGCGGCTCCAGGGCTCGGCCGACGGGACGACGTGGCGGACCCTGGACGAGCGCTCGGGCGAGTCCTTCGCCTGGGACCGGCAGACCCGCGCCTTCACGGTGGCCTCGCCGGGCAGGTACGCGCAGTACCGCCTGGTCCTCGACGGCGCGCACACGCTGGCGGAGGTGGAGCTGCTGGCCTGA